In Geotalea uraniireducens, the genomic window GTGACAGTCCGGATGAGAGAGGATAAGACGGCCGGCATTTCCTGCCCCGGACCCCTTCCGTCCCGGCCGCACCGCATCTGCGGCGCGGCTGCCCGTCTTAACGCCCTGACCCCGGTAAGCGACCCCTATCTAGTGAGGAGGAGTGTCATGATTGAGACGCTGTTGACCCGGTTCGGCTCGTCGGCCGAGCGGGTGGAAGCGGGGCTGGCGGCCCTGCGCGCCGGCCGGGGAGTGCTGGTGACCGACGATGAGGACCGGGAGAACGAAGGGGATTTGATCTTCGCCGCCATTACCCTTGCCGAGCCCCAGATGGCGCAGCTGATTCGGGAGTGCAGCGGCATCGTCTGCCTCTGCCTGCCCGACGAACGGGTGCGCCGGCTGGCGTTGCCGATGATGGTGGCGGACAACCGGAGCCCGTTCCAGACCGCCTTTACCGTCTCGATCGAGGCGGCTGCCGGTGTCACCACCGGCGTGTCGGCGGCCGACCGGGTGACGACGATCCGGGCTGCCGTCGCCGAGGGGGCACGCCCCGAAGACCTGCGGTCGCCTGGCCATGTCTTTCCCCTGCGGGCATGCCCCGGCGGGGTCCTGGAACGGCGCGGCCATACCGAAGCGACGGTCGACCTCTGCCGGCTGGCCGGCTTGCCCCCCTACGGCGTCCTTTGCGAGTTGACCAACCCCGACGGGACGATGGCCCGGTTACCGGAGATCGTTGCCTTTGCCGAACGGCACGGGATGCCGGTCCTGACGGTGGACGACCTGGTGCGGTACCGGTCGGCCCGCGAGCTGCCGGCCGGCTGAGAGGGTGATAGATAAAAAAAGCCCGCGTTGGCGGGCTTTTGCCGGAGAGCTCCATCCCGCGGGGATGGAGCCGGTCGTCCGTTAGATCCGGGTGACGTTGGCGGCCTGGAGCCCTTTCGGCCCCTCCACGATGTCGAAGGAAACCTCATCGCCTTCACTCAGGGATTTGAAGCCGTTGCCGGTGATCGCCGAAAAATGCACGAAGACGTCCGCGCCGTTCTCCTGCTCGAGGAAACCGAATCCTTTACTGTCGTTGAACCACTTTACCCTGCCTTGTACCATGGTGTTCATTCTCCTGCTTTCTGTGATATGTCCGGGAGCGATTCCCGGCGTGAGAAGCCGCCGGGCGGCCTGCTCTCATTGGTGCCGGGCTAGTCTCGCTCCGGCTTTCTGGATCTCATTGCTTTCCGCCGCTTTCGCTCGGCTTCCTGCTGTTTCCGCTTTTTCTTCACGGAGGGCTTTTCGTAATACTTGCGTTTCTTGATCTCCTTGAAAAAACCTTCGGTCTGCAGCTTTCGCTTCAGATGCTTGAGGGCTTTTTCAATGTCGTTTCCCTGAACGCTGACTTGCACGTAGTGTCTCCTTCCCCGGCCGAACCGGCCGCATGTACTCACTCCTTCCGTGCTTTTGCCGCTGCTCGGCCCTGGCAAAAACAAAAAACCCCGGCAGGCTTTCAAAGCCCTCCGGGGTAGCTAACTTCAAAAGACCCCTCGACCTTAACACAGCGCTCGGAGTTTGTATGCAAAATAATGGCCCGGCCCGGAAAAAAGGTGTCGGTCCGGTGCCGGGCGGTAGGTGGCTGAGGCCGCCTTATCGCTTGTCCTCTTCGGTGCCGATGTCTTCGTTCCAGAGCGCCGGGCGCTCGGCGATGAAGCGGCTCATCATCTCGATGCACTCCCGTTCCTGGAGCACCGTCACGGTGACTCCCCGGGAGCGGAGCAGATCTTCCTCGCCGGTGAAGGTCCGGTTTTCGCCGATCACCACCTCCGGGATGCCGTAGAGGAGGATCGCCCCGCTGCACATCGGGCAGGGCGAGAGGGTGGTATAGAGGATCGATTCCCGGTAAACGCTGGCCGGCAACCGGCCGGCGTTTTCCAGGGCATCCATCTCACCGTGGAGAATCGGGCTGCCCAGTTGTACCCGCCGGTTGTAGCCCTTGCCAATGATCGTGCCGTGGTGGACGAGGACCGAGCCGATCGGGATTCCCCCCTCCGCCAGTCCCTGCCGTGCCTCGGCAATGGCTGCCTGCATGTACGGATCCATGATGGTCGCCTCCGGTAGCGGGAAGTTCTGGCGCTGCGGCATTGCAGCGTCGGTGGTTACGGAGTCGCAACGTTACAGTAATGTATCGGCAGCCAGGGGGGGATTCTTTAGGGGCTAATTCAGCCGAAGCGGATCAGCATGACCCCGGCGAAGATCAGCAGCGCGGCGAAGGAGCGGATCCGGCCGCAGGTTTCGCCGAGGAAGAGGATGCCGATCAGGACGCCGATCAGGATGCTGACCTGGCGTGCCGGGACGGCATAGCTCACCGGCGCCAGGCTGAGCCCGTAGCGGAAGGAGAGGAACGATGCCATGACCACCGGGCCGCTGAGGACGATCAACCGCCGGTTTTGCCGCCATTCGGCGGCGATGCCGCGCCGGTAGCGGGGCCGGAGCAGGTTGAGGGTCATGAAGAGGAGCATGAACAGCACGAGCAGGTAGGTGAAATAGACCGGCGGATAGCGGGTCACCCCGGTTTTATCGATGATGGCGCCGATCGAGTAGACGAAGCCGGCGGCCAGCGCTGCCCGGATCGACGGCTCGCCGAAGCGGCGGAACGGGCGAAGCAACTCGCCCGGCGAGAGTTGGCGCAACTGCAGGGTATAGGCGCCGGAGATCACCAGGGCGATGCCGCAGAGCCCGGGCAGGTTCAGGTGCTCGCCGAGGACCAGGACCCCCCAGAGTGGCACGTAGATCATCGACGTCTGGGTTAGCGGGTAGGTCAGCGACAGGTCGCCGCCGTGATAGGCGCGGCCGCAGCAGAGATGGTAGAGGACGAAACAGCCGGCGCTGGCCGCCGCCAGGCTGACGATGGTCCCGTCGGGATGGGGGAATTCTCCCGGCAACAGCGGCAGCAACAGCGTGAAAAGTCCGAGCGAGGCCAGGAACATCCACCAGATGAAGATCGTTTTGTGGGTGCTCTGTTTGACGAACAGGTTCCAGAGGGCGTGCATCAGGGCGGAAAAGACGATCAGCGTGAAGGCGAAGCTATTCATGGCGATCATTATAGTGAAGATAAAAATTTTTGACGATACTAAAATGAACCGCCCGGGATTTTGCGTCCCGCCGCTCCGGGTTTCTCCTTGACAGGGCTTTGCCAAAGCTGCTAGGTTCGGGCACTACCAAGCTGTTCCCGGTTGAAAGCGACATTATCGTAAGCCCTGGATCATCTCCGGGGCTTTTTTCATGCGGAACGAGAAAGAAGGAACATGATGGAATTCAGCGAATTCAAATTCCACCAGCGGGTAGCCGCCGGCGTTGATGCCGCCGGCTATACCACGCCGACGCCGATCCAGGCCGAGGCGATCCCGGCGGTGATGGCGGGAGGCGACGTCCTCGGCCTGGCCCAGACCGGCACCGGCAAGACCGCCGCCTTTGCCCTGCCGATCCTCCACCGGCTGATGGAGGGGAAACGGGGCTTCGTCCGGGCGCTGGTCATCGCCCCGACCCGCGAACTGGCCGAGCAGATCCACACCAGCATCTGCGCCCTCGGCAAGCAGACCCGGCTGCGGAGCGTGACCGTCTACGGCGGGGTGGGGGTCAATCCCCAGGTGGAGAAGCTCCGCCGGGGCGCGGAGATCGTCGTTGCCTGCCCCGGCCGGTTGCTCGATCACCTCGGTCAGGGGACCATCGATCTTTCCCGGCTGGAGGTGCTGGTTCTCGACGAAGCGGACCAGATGTTCGACATGGGATTTTTCCCCGACATCCGGCGCATCCTGAAGCAGCTCCCCGCAGAGCGGCAAAACCTGCTCTTTTCGGCAACCATGCCCGACGAGATCCGCCACCTCGCCCACGAGGTGCTGCGCGATCCGGTCACCGTCCAGGTGGGGAATACCGCGCCGCCGGTCACGGTCAGCCATGCCCTCTACCCGGTGGAGCAGCATCTGAAGACGCCGCTTTTGCTCGAACTGCTCCAGCATACCGACACCGAATCGGTACTGGTCTTTACCCGGACCAAGCACCGGGCCAAGCGGCTCGGCGAGCAGCTGGAGAAGGCCGGTTACCGGGCGGCGTCGCTGCAGGGGAACCTTTCGCAGAACCGGCGGCAGGCCGCCCTCGACGGCTTTCGCAACGGCACCTTCCAGATTCTCGTCGCCACCGATATCGCCGCCCGGGGCATCGATGTCTCCCAGGTCTCGCACGTGATCAACTACGACATCCCGGATACCGTCGAGGCTTACGTCCACCGGATCGGCCGGACCGGTCGCGCCGCCCGAAGCGGCGACGCCTTCACCCTGGTGACCGGCGAGGATGCGGCGATGGTCCGGAGCATTGAGCGGACCCTGAAGCAGTCGCTGGAGCGGCGGCGCCTGGAGGGGTTCGACTACGCCGTGCCGGCGCCTAAGAAGAATACCGAGTTCGCCCGGCCGCCGCGGCCGCCGCGGTCGTCACCGGCGGGGCGAACCGCCGGCCCGGCAGCGGGTCGGGGGGCACGAACCGCCGCTGCCCCGGCACCGCCGGCGGCAAAGGGGCCCGCCGGCCAGGGGCGGCCAGCGGGGGGGAGACCGGGGCCGACCGCCGGGCCGGGCCGACCGCGGAACGGTCGCTCCGGCAGGGGACGTTGACGAACGTCGCTTGCATCGTTACGCCGCAGCGGTACCCTTGATTGAGAAGAAGGTCATTCAAGGAGGTTCCCATGAAAGTTCTGGTTCTTTATTACTCGATGTACGGTCATATTCACCGGATGGCGGAAGCGGTTGCCGAAGGGGTGCGTGAAGTGGCGGGGGCCGAGGCGGTGCTCCGCCGGGTCCCGGAAACGCTGCCGCCGGAAGTGTTGAAAATGATGGGTGCGGTGGAGGCCCAGCAGGCGCTCGCTTACATCCCGGTCTGCACGGTCGATGAACTGACCGGCTACGATGCGATTATCTTCGGCACGCCAACCCGCTTCGGCAACATGTGCGGCCAGATGCGCCAGTTCCTGGATGCCACCGGCGGTCTCTGGCTGAAGGGGGCGTTGGTTGGCAAGGTCGGCAGCGTCTTTGCCAGTTCCGCCACCCAGCACGGCGGTCAGGAATCGACCATTCTGACGTTCCACCCCTTCCTGCTCCACCAGGGGATGGTCGTCGTCGGCCTGCCCTACGCCTTTGCCGGGCAGATGCGCAATGACGAGATTACCGGCGGTTCGCCCTACGGCGCCTCGACCATTGCCGGCACCCAGGGCGAGCGGCAGCCGAGCGACAACGAACTGGCCGCCGCCCGGTTCCAGGGCCGGCACGTGGCGACCATCGCCGCCAAACTGGCCGGCTGACCGGCACGGTCGCAGACGACAAAAAAAGGGGAGGCGAACCTTGGAAACGCCTCCCTTTTTTTTGTCGTTAACAGTTGTTGACGGTAACCCCGCCGCTGGTGATGGTCAGGGCGTAGTTAATGTCATCCCTTTACCGCGTTTTTCGTCCAAGCATGATGCCAAGCTTGCTCATTCGCCCCCTCAGCGTGTTAGGGTTGATGCCAAGCAGTTCCGCCGCACCTCCTGGACCATGAATTTTACCTCTGGTCATTTTGAGGACCTTATTGATATGCAAGGACATCGCTGCATCGAGATTTAACGGACCATCACCATTTTCTCCCGCCAAGGGCTGTGCTTCCTCGCCTTTCACACTAATGAGCAGTGAATCGAATCTCAGCTGTCCTGACTGATGTCGGATGAGTTCCCTCTCCACTAGGTTTTCCAACTCCCTGACATTACCTGGCCAGCCATAGTTCGTAAGCCTTTCCAGTGCACCGGGTGCAATGGCAGGGGGCATGGCTATACCAAGTTCACGGCTCTTAAGTTCCACAAAATAACGTATTAGTGCTGGGACGTCTTCTTTTCGCTGTCTGAGTGGTGGCACTATGATCGGGAATACGTTCAGCCTGAACCATAGATCCTCACGAAACTGGTTTTCCGAAACCATGCTTTCCAGGTTGCGGTGGGTGGCGGCGATTACTCGAATGTCGACAGAGATAGGCCTGTCTCCCCCCACCCTTTCAATTTCTCTATTCTGGAGCACACGCAAAAGTCGGACTTGAGCTTGGAGAGGTAACTCCCCGATCTCGTCGAGAAAGACGGTGCCACCTGTTGCCCGCTCGAAGCGCCCACGCTTTTCTCCTGCCGCTCCAGTGAACGCGCCCTTCTCGTGGCCGAATAACTCGCTATCAATAAGGTTCTCGGGAATGGCGCCGCAGTTAACCTTGATAAAGGGTCCATCCTTCCGAGGTGAGGCAAAATGTATTGCGTTTGCAATTACTTCCTTCCCTGTTCCGGTTTCCCCCATCAGGAGCACCGTGTTATTTAAAGGTGCCACCTGACGAACCATCTCCATCACGTTGCGCAGCCCTGAATTCCCTCCAATAATATCGTCTCCCATCAGGGCGAAGATCTCCCTGTTTAGAAAGTGGTTATCGTCAATGAGCCTGTCCCGGTATATTACTACCTCCTCGTGTGCCAACACATTGGCCAACGCAATAGTAAATGGCTCAGCCACGGTTGCCAACAACTCCACATGTTCGGGGGTGAATTTCCCCTCTTTAGCGCGAAGGATGAGGAATCCGATTAATACCTCTTCGATTCTAAGCGGTACGGCAATGTCGGAATGCCCCTTGAGCTTGATGAAGGGCGCAAAGGATTGAATCTGATAATTCTGATCTGAGGCATTCAGAATGAACGGTGCTCGTAATTCTCTCACCCATTCTAAAAGTCCTTGAGGGAGCGGACTGATTTCTTCTGGGATCTCTGTGCCCGTGGTTGCGAAGGCGATACGGCGGGTCGCTCCGAGACTCATGTCTGCGATGTCAAGGAACATGTGGTCGACAGGGAAAAGCTTCCGCAGATACTCGAACGTCCGGCCAAAGGCCGTACTAATCTGAAGGCTACTGCATATCCTAAGTGTAACCTCCCTAAAAAATTCATCTTTGTTGACAATCATGGTGATTACTCCATTGCCCATTGCTTAACTGCATGTATTGGGGGGTTGCCATATTTAACAAATTAACAAACCCCACCAAACTTGGCAATAAATTGTTACTGTATTTGGTAATAGTACTTATTGCTGATGCTTTTACATGTTGATATTATTGCTTTTTTGTTGTTTGGCAAGAATCTCGCAATATCTGATTCGAGAAATCGATCGCAGCTCTCCCGTTAGCAGTAAACAAAGTAAATGGGTGCGTAGAAGGAACTTATGGGGTCAGGCAATGCAGCCAGCACATTAAACAGAAGGGCCTGGCAGTGTCCTTGCTATTTTACTCTGGATCGCGCTGATATATTGCGGGCGTACACCCCTCTGCTGCTGATGTTTCGCTTCCGGCAGTAAACCTGGGAGATACGAGCTTTCAGGACGGCCCTATATTTCCAAAATTCGCCTTTTGGGCGGCTTTTATGGTGCCTAAATCCTTCTACCTCTTGTGGGTCTGGATATAGTACAGAGAATAAGGTGGATGGACTGAGCCAAGCCAATTCAAATCAACTAGTCTTCAGCATTGGTCCCGGTATCCGGTAAGCGGCAACGGGATGTCACTCTATATCAACTACTACTTTGAAATCGGTGCGGAAAGCTGTCCGCAAGGCACCAAAGTGGTATTCCGGCTCTTCAAAATGTTTTAGGAAGGCCAATTCCTTAAACAATCTTTAAAGGGAAAAGATTATGAAAAAGCTTCTCTATGTTACCTGCAACTTGAAACCGGCGGAACAATCGCGCAGCCTCACTCTCGGAAAAGAATTCCTCGATACATACATTAAATATCACCCAGATGATGAGGTGCATTTTCTTGACCTTTACCGTGACAACATCCAGCGAATCGATACCGATGTGTTAAGTGGCTGGGGAAAAATGCGCAATGGCGCAAGTTTCGCCTCACTCTCCATCGACGAGCAGCGCAAGGTCGGGCGCATCTGGAAGCATGCCGATCAATTCATAGCCGTCGATAAATACGTATTTGTGACACCAATGTACAATCTGGGGTTTCCGGCAGAATTCAAAATGTACATTGATGCGGTTTGCGTGGTTGGTAAAACGTTTTCATATACCCCTATTGGCCCTGTGGGCCTCCTGAAAGATCAAGGCAGGAAGTGTCTTCATATTCACTCGTCGGGCGGATTTCATTTTGGCAAGCAAGAGGACCATTCAGTGCCCTACCTCCGATCCGTCATGAAATTCATGGGAATTGACGATTTTGAAGCAATCGTATTGGAGGGGGTCGACGCCATCCCTGATAGTGCCGATGAATTCAAGGTCGCGGCAGCGGAAAAAGCCCGCAACGCTGCGATTAACTACTGAAAATGCAATTTACTGATGGCGTTATGAGGTTTATGTGGAAATATTCGTGTTCTTAACATGGTTCGTCTGGCTTTGTGTTGTTTTTTTAACCTTCTTTCGCAAGAAACCATAAGGGAACGTTGAGCGAACACTAAAAACTTCAAATCGGGCTGATAGATATTAACTTTTTATTTTATTCGGATTACCGCCCGTTGCCTGGATATAGAGCGCTAAGGGAGAAAGCCCGGGGATAGCTATAGCCCCGGGCTTTCTTAATCTTGATAACCAGGGAGGGCCACTCTTTGCTGGCTCCCGTCAACATCCCCACCAGTTACGCATTTCGTCCTTTTGGCCTCATAGCTTCCCGACCAATGTGAATCATCAAATATGGTGGTAAAAGACTGTGTTGCTAAATATGACTGTGTGTTTACCGTATTTGGTAGTTGTTGAAAGGCGGCGACCAGTCATATTAGCTACTTGGATATTGTTAATATGTTGGCACGATTTTGGCCATTACACGCTGAAA contains:
- the ribB gene encoding 3,4-dihydroxy-2-butanone-4-phosphate synthase yields the protein MIETLLTRFGSSAERVEAGLAALRAGRGVLVTDDEDRENEGDLIFAAITLAEPQMAQLIRECSGIVCLCLPDERVRRLALPMMVADNRSPFQTAFTVSIEAAAGVTTGVSAADRVTTIRAAVAEGARPEDLRSPGHVFPLRACPGGVLERRGHTEATVDLCRLAGLPPYGVLCELTNPDGTMARLPEIVAFAERHGMPVLTVDDLVRYRSARELPAG
- a CDS encoding nucleoside deaminase: MDPYMQAAIAEARQGLAEGGIPIGSVLVHHGTIIGKGYNRRVQLGSPILHGEMDALENAGRLPASVYRESILYTTLSPCPMCSGAILLYGIPEVVIGENRTFTGEEDLLRSRGVTVTVLQERECIEMMSRFIAERPALWNEDIGTEEDKR
- a CDS encoding cold-shock protein, whose translation is MVQGRVKWFNDSKGFGFLEQENGADVFVHFSAITGNGFKSLSEGDEVSFDIVEGPKGLQAANVTRI
- the wrbA gene encoding NAD(P)H:quinone oxidoreductase, with the translated sequence MKVLVLYYSMYGHIHRMAEAVAEGVREVAGAEAVLRRVPETLPPEVLKMMGAVEAQQALAYIPVCTVDELTGYDAIIFGTPTRFGNMCGQMRQFLDATGGLWLKGALVGKVGSVFASSATQHGGQESTILTFHPFLLHQGMVVVGLPYAFAGQMRNDEITGGSPYGASTIAGTQGERQPSDNELAAARFQGRHVATIAAKLAG
- a CDS encoding sigma 54-interacting transcriptional regulator: MIVNKDEFFREVTLRICSSLQISTAFGRTFEYLRKLFPVDHMFLDIADMSLGATRRIAFATTGTEIPEEISPLPQGLLEWVRELRAPFILNASDQNYQIQSFAPFIKLKGHSDIAVPLRIEEVLIGFLILRAKEGKFTPEHVELLATVAEPFTIALANVLAHEEVVIYRDRLIDDNHFLNREIFALMGDDIIGGNSGLRNVMEMVRQVAPLNNTVLLMGETGTGKEVIANAIHFASPRKDGPFIKVNCGAIPENLIDSELFGHEKGAFTGAAGEKRGRFERATGGTVFLDEIGELPLQAQVRLLRVLQNREIERVGGDRPISVDIRVIAATHRNLESMVSENQFREDLWFRLNVFPIIVPPLRQRKEDVPALIRYFVELKSRELGIAMPPAIAPGALERLTNYGWPGNVRELENLVERELIRHQSGQLRFDSLLISVKGEEAQPLAGENGDGPLNLDAAMSLHINKVLKMTRGKIHGPGGAAELLGINPNTLRGRMSKLGIMLGRKTR
- a CDS encoding EamA family transporter, translating into MNSFAFTLIVFSALMHALWNLFVKQSTHKTIFIWWMFLASLGLFTLLLPLLPGEFPHPDGTIVSLAAASAGCFVLYHLCCGRAYHGGDLSLTYPLTQTSMIYVPLWGVLVLGEHLNLPGLCGIALVISGAYTLQLRQLSPGELLRPFRRFGEPSIRAALAAGFVYSIGAIIDKTGVTRYPPVYFTYLLVLFMLLFMTLNLLRPRYRRGIAAEWRQNRRLIVLSGPVVMASFLSFRYGLSLAPVSYAVPARQVSILIGVLIGILFLGETCGRIRSFAALLIFAGVMLIRFG
- a CDS encoding DEAD/DEAH box helicase, whose protein sequence is MEFSEFKFHQRVAAGVDAAGYTTPTPIQAEAIPAVMAGGDVLGLAQTGTGKTAAFALPILHRLMEGKRGFVRALVIAPTRELAEQIHTSICALGKQTRLRSVTVYGGVGVNPQVEKLRRGAEIVVACPGRLLDHLGQGTIDLSRLEVLVLDEADQMFDMGFFPDIRRILKQLPAERQNLLFSATMPDEIRHLAHEVLRDPVTVQVGNTAPPVTVSHALYPVEQHLKTPLLLELLQHTDTESVLVFTRTKHRAKRLGEQLEKAGYRAASLQGNLSQNRRQAALDGFRNGTFQILVATDIAARGIDVSQVSHVINYDIPDTVEAYVHRIGRTGRAARSGDAFTLVTGEDAAMVRSIERTLKQSLERRRLEGFDYAVPAPKKNTEFARPPRPPRSSPAGRTAGPAAGRGARTAAAPAPPAAKGPAGQGRPAGGRPGPTAGPGRPRNGRSGRGR
- the rpsU gene encoding 30S ribosomal protein S21, with the protein product MQVSVQGNDIEKALKHLKRKLQTEGFFKEIKKRKYYEKPSVKKKRKQQEAERKRRKAMRSRKPERD
- a CDS encoding FMN-dependent NADH-azoreductase, whose protein sequence is MKKLLYVTCNLKPAEQSRSLTLGKEFLDTYIKYHPDDEVHFLDLYRDNIQRIDTDVLSGWGKMRNGASFASLSIDEQRKVGRIWKHADQFIAVDKYVFVTPMYNLGFPAEFKMYIDAVCVVGKTFSYTPIGPVGLLKDQGRKCLHIHSSGGFHFGKQEDHSVPYLRSVMKFMGIDDFEAIVLEGVDAIPDSADEFKVAAAEKARNAAINY